One genomic window of Myxocyprinus asiaticus isolate MX2 ecotype Aquarium Trade chromosome 5, UBuf_Myxa_2, whole genome shotgun sequence includes the following:
- the LOC127440944 gene encoding E3 ubiquitin-protein ligase TRIM16-like isoform X3, which yields MAEGSFSQDQFSCPVCLDLLKDPVTIPCGHSYCMSCITDCWDQDDQKGVYSCPQCRHSFTTRPALFKNVMFAEVLEKLKKTKLQTARPAHCYAGPGDVECDVCTGKKYKAVKSCLECLNSYCQNHLEQHENLFKDRRHNLMDPTRRLHEMICSKHNKQLEIYCRTDQMCICYLCTMDEHKNHDTVTAAAERTEKQSLLGETQRKLQQRIQESEKKLEELREAVKSHTTAVEDSERIFTELMRSIERSRSEVTQLIRDQEKAALSQAEGLLERLEQEIADLRRRDAELGQISHTHDNTQFLQSFQSLSAPPESTVLSNITVSSLLSFDDVGKSVSKLKEKLQDFCKEAIEKIADRVTNIKIIPSKEPKIREEFLQYSSQFTLDSNTVNKYLRLSEGNRVVTYTGTIQQYPDHPDRFDGVSQVLCRESVCGRCYWEIEWSGSYGVDISVSYKSISRTGRIMCLFGYNNQSWSLYCSPSRYSFMHNTKHTELPVSHSISRIGVYVDHSAGTLSFYSISDTMTLIHREQTTFIQTLYPGFYIHSGSTVKLCQNRNRR from the exons ATGGCAGAAGGCAGTTTTTCTCAGGATCAGTTCAGCTGTCCAGTGTGTCTGGATCTACTGAAGGATCCAGTGACCATTCCTTGTGGACACAGTTACTGTATGAGCTGTATTACAGACTGCTGGGATCAAGATGATCAGAAGGGAGTCTACAGCTGCCCTCAGTGCAGACACTCCTTTACTACAAGACCTGCTTTATTTAAGAATGTGATGTTTGCTGAAGTGCTGGAGAAACTGAAGAAGACAAAACTTCAAACTGCTCGTCCTGCTCACTGTTACGCTGGACCTGGAGATGTAGAGTGTGACGTCTGTACTGGGAAAAAATACAAAGCTGTCAAGTCCTGTCTGGAGTGTCTGAACTCTTACTGTCAAAATCATCTTGAACAACATGAGAATCTCTTTAAAGATAGGAGGCATAATCTGATGGATCCCACTAGACGACTCCATGAGATGATCTGCTCAAAACATAATAAACAGCTGGAAATCTACTGTCGTACTGACCAGATGTGCATTTGTTATCTGTGTACGATGGACGAACATAAAAACCATGATACTGTAACAGCTGCTGCAGAGAGGACTGAGAAACAG AGTCTTTTGGGAGAGACACAGAGGAAACTGCAGCAAAGAATCCAGGAGAGCGAGAAGAAGCTTGAGGAGCTGAGAGAGGCTGTGAAGTCTCATACG ACAGCAGTGGAGGACAGTGAGAGGATCTTTACTGAGCTGATGCGCTCCATTGAGAGAAGCCGTTCTGAGGTGACACAGCTGATCAGAGATCAGGAAAAGGCTGCATTGAGTCAAGCTGAAGGACTCTTGGAGCGACTAGAGCAGGAGATTGCTGATCTGAGGAGGAGAGATGCTGAGCTGGGGCAGATTTCACACACACATGATAACACACAATTCCTGCAG AGTTTCCAGTCTCTATCTGCACCTCCTGAATCTACAGTCTTATCCAACATTACTGTCAGTTCTCTCCTCTCATTTGATGATGTAGGAAAATCTGTCTCTAAACTGAAAGAAAAACTGCAAGATTTCTGTAAAGAAGCGATAGAAAAGATAGCTGATAGAG TGACAAACATCAAAATTATTCCATCCAAAGAACCCAAGATCAGGGAGGAGTTCCTACAGT ATTCCAGTCAGTTCACTCTGGATTCAAACACAGTGAATAAATACCTCCGTCTGTCTGAGGGGAACAGAGTGGTTACTTACACTGGCACAATCCAGCAGTATCCTGATCATCCAGACAGATTTGATGGTGTTTCTCAGGTGTTGTGtagagaaagtgtgtgtggaCGCTGTTACTGGGAGATCGAATGGAGTGGGAGTTACGGTGTGGATATATCAGTGTCATATAAGAGCATCAGCAGGACGGGACGGATAATGTGTTTATTTGGATATAATAATCAGTCCTGGAGTTTGTACTGCTCTCCTTCCAGATACTCATTCATGCACAATACTAAACACACTGAACTCCCTGTGTCCCACAGCATCTCTAGAATAGGAGTGTATGTGGATCACAGTGCAGGAACTCTGTCCTTCTACAGCATCTCTGACACAATGACCCTCATCCACAGAGAACAGACCACATTCATTCAAACTCTCTATCCTGGGTTTTATATTCATAGTGGATCAACAGTCAAACTGTGTCAAAATAGAAATAGAAGATAA
- the LOC127440944 gene encoding E3 ubiquitin-protein ligase TRIM16-like isoform X2, with amino-acid sequence MAEGSFSQDQFSCPVCLDLLKDPVTIPCGHSYCMSCITDCWDQDDQKGVYSCPQCRHSFTTRPALFKNVMFAEVLEKLKKTKLQTARPAHCYAGPGDVECDVCTGKKYKAVKSCLECLNSYCQNHLEQHENLFKDRRHNLMDPTRRLHEMICSKHNKQLEIYCRTDQMCICYLCTMDEHKNHDTVTAAAERTEKQSLLGETQRKLQQRIQESEKKLEELREAVKSHTRSAQTAVEDSERIFTELMRSIERSRSEVTQLIRDQEKAALSQAEGLLERLEQEIADLRRRDAELGQISHTHDNTQFLQSFQSLSAPPESTVLSNITVSSLLSFDDVGKSVSKLKEKLQDFCKEAIEKIADRVTNIKIIPSKEPKIREEFLQYSSQFTLDSNTVNKYLRLSEGNRVVTYTGTIQQYPDHPDRFDGVSQVLCRESVCGRCYWEIEWSGSYGVDISVSYKSISRTGRIMCLFGYNNQSWSLYCSPSRYSFMHNTKHTELPVSHSISRIGVYVDHSAGTLSFYSISDTMTLIHREQTTFIQTLYPGFYIHSGSTVKLCQNRNRR; translated from the exons ATGGCAGAAGGCAGTTTTTCTCAGGATCAGTTCAGCTGTCCAGTGTGTCTGGATCTACTGAAGGATCCAGTGACCATTCCTTGTGGACACAGTTACTGTATGAGCTGTATTACAGACTGCTGGGATCAAGATGATCAGAAGGGAGTCTACAGCTGCCCTCAGTGCAGACACTCCTTTACTACAAGACCTGCTTTATTTAAGAATGTGATGTTTGCTGAAGTGCTGGAGAAACTGAAGAAGACAAAACTTCAAACTGCTCGTCCTGCTCACTGTTACGCTGGACCTGGAGATGTAGAGTGTGACGTCTGTACTGGGAAAAAATACAAAGCTGTCAAGTCCTGTCTGGAGTGTCTGAACTCTTACTGTCAAAATCATCTTGAACAACATGAGAATCTCTTTAAAGATAGGAGGCATAATCTGATGGATCCCACTAGACGACTCCATGAGATGATCTGCTCAAAACATAATAAACAGCTGGAAATCTACTGTCGTACTGACCAGATGTGCATTTGTTATCTGTGTACGATGGACGAACATAAAAACCATGATACTGTAACAGCTGCTGCAGAGAGGACTGAGAAACAG AGTCTTTTGGGAGAGACACAGAGGAAACTGCAGCAAAGAATCCAGGAGAGCGAGAAGAAGCTTGAGGAGCTGAGAGAGGCTGTGAAGTCTCATACG CGCTCTGCACAGACAGCAGTGGAGGACAGTGAGAGGATCTTTACTGAGCTGATGCGCTCCATTGAGAGAAGCCGTTCTGAGGTGACACAGCTGATCAGAGATCAGGAAAAGGCTGCATTGAGTCAAGCTGAAGGACTCTTGGAGCGACTAGAGCAGGAGATTGCTGATCTGAGGAGGAGAGATGCTGAGCTGGGGCAGATTTCACACACACATGATAACACACAATTCCTGCAG AGTTTCCAGTCTCTATCTGCACCTCCTGAATCTACAGTCTTATCCAACATTACTGTCAGTTCTCTCCTCTCATTTGATGATGTAGGAAAATCTGTCTCTAAACTGAAAGAAAAACTGCAAGATTTCTGTAAAGAAGCGATAGAAAAGATAGCTGATAGAG TGACAAACATCAAAATTATTCCATCCAAAGAACCCAAGATCAGGGAGGAGTTCCTACAGT ATTCCAGTCAGTTCACTCTGGATTCAAACACAGTGAATAAATACCTCCGTCTGTCTGAGGGGAACAGAGTGGTTACTTACACTGGCACAATCCAGCAGTATCCTGATCATCCAGACAGATTTGATGGTGTTTCTCAGGTGTTGTGtagagaaagtgtgtgtggaCGCTGTTACTGGGAGATCGAATGGAGTGGGAGTTACGGTGTGGATATATCAGTGTCATATAAGAGCATCAGCAGGACGGGACGGATAATGTGTTTATTTGGATATAATAATCAGTCCTGGAGTTTGTACTGCTCTCCTTCCAGATACTCATTCATGCACAATACTAAACACACTGAACTCCCTGTGTCCCACAGCATCTCTAGAATAGGAGTGTATGTGGATCACAGTGCAGGAACTCTGTCCTTCTACAGCATCTCTGACACAATGACCCTCATCCACAGAGAACAGACCACATTCATTCAAACTCTCTATCCTGGGTTTTATATTCATAGTGGATCAACAGTCAAACTGTGTCAAAATAGAAATAGAAGATAA
- the LOC127440944 gene encoding tripartite motif-containing protein 16-like isoform X1, with product MAEGSFSQDQFSCPVCLDLLKDPVTIPCGHSYCMSCITDCWDQDDQKGVYSCPQCRHSFTTRPALFKNVMFAEVLEKLKKTKLQTARPAHCYAGPGDVECDVCTGKKYKAVKSCLECLNSYCQNHLEQHENLFKDRRHNLMDPTRRLHEMICSKHNKQLEIYCRTDQMCICYLCTMDEHKNHDTVTAAAERTEKQSLLGETQRKLQQRIQESEKKLEELREAVKSHTRSAQTAVEDSERIFTELMRSIERSRSEVTQLIRDQEKAALSQAEGLLERLEQEIADLRRRDAELGQISHTHDNTQFLQSFQSLSAPPESTVLSNITVSSLLSFDDVGKSVSKLKEKLQDFCKEAIEKIADRGKVLNIHLLSKISFVSYRRKETGGEIFTFTVIMSVYSLVTNIKIIPSKEPKIREEFLQYSSQFTLDSNTVNKYLRLSEGNRVVTYTGTIQQYPDHPDRFDGVSQVLCRESVCGRCYWEIEWSGSYGVDISVSYKSISRTGRIMCLFGYNNQSWSLYCSPSRYSFMHNTKHTELPVSHSISRIGVYVDHSAGTLSFYSISDTMTLIHREQTTFIQTLYPGFYIHSGSTVKLCQNRNRR from the exons ATGGCAGAAGGCAGTTTTTCTCAGGATCAGTTCAGCTGTCCAGTGTGTCTGGATCTACTGAAGGATCCAGTGACCATTCCTTGTGGACACAGTTACTGTATGAGCTGTATTACAGACTGCTGGGATCAAGATGATCAGAAGGGAGTCTACAGCTGCCCTCAGTGCAGACACTCCTTTACTACAAGACCTGCTTTATTTAAGAATGTGATGTTTGCTGAAGTGCTGGAGAAACTGAAGAAGACAAAACTTCAAACTGCTCGTCCTGCTCACTGTTACGCTGGACCTGGAGATGTAGAGTGTGACGTCTGTACTGGGAAAAAATACAAAGCTGTCAAGTCCTGTCTGGAGTGTCTGAACTCTTACTGTCAAAATCATCTTGAACAACATGAGAATCTCTTTAAAGATAGGAGGCATAATCTGATGGATCCCACTAGACGACTCCATGAGATGATCTGCTCAAAACATAATAAACAGCTGGAAATCTACTGTCGTACTGACCAGATGTGCATTTGTTATCTGTGTACGATGGACGAACATAAAAACCATGATACTGTAACAGCTGCTGCAGAGAGGACTGAGAAACAG AGTCTTTTGGGAGAGACACAGAGGAAACTGCAGCAAAGAATCCAGGAGAGCGAGAAGAAGCTTGAGGAGCTGAGAGAGGCTGTGAAGTCTCATACG CGCTCTGCACAGACAGCAGTGGAGGACAGTGAGAGGATCTTTACTGAGCTGATGCGCTCCATTGAGAGAAGCCGTTCTGAGGTGACACAGCTGATCAGAGATCAGGAAAAGGCTGCATTGAGTCAAGCTGAAGGACTCTTGGAGCGACTAGAGCAGGAGATTGCTGATCTGAGGAGGAGAGATGCTGAGCTGGGGCAGATTTCACACACACATGATAACACACAATTCCTGCAG AGTTTCCAGTCTCTATCTGCACCTCCTGAATCTACAGTCTTATCCAACATTACTGTCAGTTCTCTCCTCTCATTTGATGATGTAGGAAAATCTGTCTCTAAACTGAAAGAAAAACTGCAAGATTTCTGTAAAGAAGCGATAGAAAAGATAGCTGATAGAGGTAAAGTATTAAATATTCATTTACTCTCAAAAATAAGTTTTGTTTCATATAGAAGAAAAGAAACTGGAGGGGAAATATTTACTTTTACAGTAATAATGTCTGTTTATTCCTTAGTGACAAACATCAAAATTATTCCATCCAAAGAACCCAAGATCAGGGAGGAGTTCCTACAGT ATTCCAGTCAGTTCACTCTGGATTCAAACACAGTGAATAAATACCTCCGTCTGTCTGAGGGGAACAGAGTGGTTACTTACACTGGCACAATCCAGCAGTATCCTGATCATCCAGACAGATTTGATGGTGTTTCTCAGGTGTTGTGtagagaaagtgtgtgtggaCGCTGTTACTGGGAGATCGAATGGAGTGGGAGTTACGGTGTGGATATATCAGTGTCATATAAGAGCATCAGCAGGACGGGACGGATAATGTGTTTATTTGGATATAATAATCAGTCCTGGAGTTTGTACTGCTCTCCTTCCAGATACTCATTCATGCACAATACTAAACACACTGAACTCCCTGTGTCCCACAGCATCTCTAGAATAGGAGTGTATGTGGATCACAGTGCAGGAACTCTGTCCTTCTACAGCATCTCTGACACAATGACCCTCATCCACAGAGAACAGACCACATTCATTCAAACTCTCTATCCTGGGTTTTATATTCATAGTGGATCAACAGTCAAACTGTGTCAAAATAGAAATAGAAGATAA